DNA from Denticeps clupeoides chromosome 7, fDenClu1.1, whole genome shotgun sequence:
TGTGAGTTGAAAGAGGGGCGTGGGTGGAGTCGGTGGGAggcggtggaggaggaggagtaagaCGACGTGGAGGGTGTGGTGGACCGTGCCCCCGCCCTGCTGGTCGACTCAGCGGGCGGGGTTGTGCTGATGCTGGGGCTGGTTGGTTTGTAGTGTGTGTACAGGAAGCTGCGAGGCGTGGTGGGCGTGGCTGTATTTGCGGGCGAGGCCTGTTTTTTCTCAGGCCGCTCCTGAGTGAGGGAGCGGGAAGCAAAGCCACTTTCATTGTCTGTCTCGCTCACCAACTCACTCTGCTCGTCATCCGCCTCCTCGCCACGCCCTTCTGAGGCCAGGCTCCGCCCCAGAGTGGAGAGGGTCGAATAACCAGACACGATGGAGCGTGCGTCCTCAGGGCCCCACCCACCACCGCGCTTCGCTTCCGGCCGcacttcctcctcttcactcAGGTCTGTAGCCGGAACCGATTTGGCCTCAACGCTGCACGGCCTGCTGGGAGTTAAAAGCTCCACCGGCATCACTTTCTCGCCCTCCATGGCTTCCTCTTCAtctccctcctccttctcatcatcatcatcgtcctcttcctcctcagccTTGGGGGCAGTGTCGCTCGCTCCCGGCCCCTCGTCCCCTGAGAGGCCACTTTTGATCGGCTCATGTTCCGAGTCGTCGTCGGTGCTGCTGCCCATGAGGCGGGCCTTGTGGCGTTTCCTGCGCTTGCGCGTCACCGCCGACATGATGGACAGCGTCAGGATCTCTTTGGCTGTCATGTCCCGTTTCGACCCCCATGAACCCTGAGAATAGGAGAAAAAGGTCATTCAGCATCACTGGGCTTTTTAAGCAGTTAAGCTCCGCCCATATTCGTACACACTCACATTCCCCGAATAACGTCGGGCGACTGTACAAGTGCACCCCAGTTCAGATGAGGGGCGTTGAAATGAATCTcgcaaccatttacatttacggcatttaccagacgcccttatccagagcgacttacaaccagtagttacagggacagtccccccactggagacactcggggttaagtgtcctgctcagggacacgatggtagtaagtggggtttgaacccgggtcttctggttcacaggcgagtgtgttacccgctctGCATACTTTCTGCTCCGTGTTCAGCAGTAACCCCgcccccacaacacacacacacacacacatcttaccTTGGACTTGGCCGAGTCACTGTTGGTTGAGTCTGTGTGAGAGAGGAACAGCGAGTTATGGGCTGACTGGATGGAGGCGACCAGCGACGGGAGGCACAGACGACCCAGTCGGGAAAAAAAGACGGATTACGGGAAAGCCGTGCCTCCCGTCCCACACATGAACGCGGAGAAGAGGCGCTGCCCGCACAGGAACGTGTCGGTCTGTGATGAGCAGCGTCTCGACGGGGGCACAAATCAGACAAGACACTATtgacagaccacacacacacacacacactcatgtgcaaaatatgcatgtacaggtaagtgtgtgtgtgtgtgtgtatacatcaGTGCTTCTGCTGTGCAGggacatttattaatataacaatgtgtgtatgcacacacaaacgcaaGACACTGGTGTAGTGAGAGGACAGTGAATGAAACCAAGACAGAAACCCCCAACAGTGGCacaacacaccaacaaaacacacacacatacacacacacacacacacacacacatcctaccGCAGCGGCTGCTCCACCGGCTCAGCTAAGAGGaatgcagaaatgcacagaGAGACGGAGTGACGGATGAGTACAGGAGAGAAGAGCAGCATTTGCATGACACTGAAACATGCTACGATTGGTCCCGCCCCGTGGGACGTCCGTTAGTCAGCTACGCCATGCAGTCGTAGGGCCGTGCGGTGTCGTTGGGAGGGGCGGAGCTCTCACCTGAGGCTTCGCCCAGCTGGGCCGTCCTGCCGATGTTGGACAGGAGGTGGTCGATGTTCGGGGCGGGCTGGACGTCCTCTGTGTCCACCGGAGTCTGAGGggagaggtcaaaggtcatgtcCATCAGCATGCACACATGCGTGTGTTAGACGGTGGCGTCTCCTACCTTCTCGTCTTTATCCAGTTCCTCACTGAAGAACCAGATGTACTGTCAGGAAAAGAGCAGAAGGTCTGAATCCATTTACTCATGATGTGCAATGGTGTGTAacagtgtgtgttattttgcacactgtgtgtgttagGCGTGTTGAAATCaatcttataatcgatgcatcgcgatgcactgcagattatatcataatgaatcgttgcatgcagcgtttatttgacgGCAACCGAACGGTCAGCCGaccgaacgctggtgctgaacgcccgTGTGGGTGCTTTGaaaagcggtgaaggaagcggccccgtaatcagaaggttgccggatcgaatcccgatccgccaaggtgccactgagcaaagcaccgtccccacacactgctccccgggcgcctgtcatggccgcccactgctcaccaagggtgatgggttaaatgcagcggacaaatttcactgtgtgcaccgtgtgctgtgctgctgtgtatctcaagtgacaatcacttcactttatcactttatctttatttgAACATATCACGTGAAGTCATGTAGAAAAATAACCACGAGTGAAGGCTCGCGTTTCTGCCGTACAGCGGTGTGTTTTTTGCAGACTGTCTGTGACTCACGTGCTGAATGAGCGTCTCCACTATCTTGTACCGGTCAGGCATGTGTGTCACCATCTCCGTCATGTTGTCCTCAGAGGTTCGTACCAACGTGGGGCCAAAGACCAGGGCCAGATTGCGAGGCtccatctacacacacacacacacacacacacaaaactcgaGTAAACGAGTGAACAGACGCGCAGAAGCTTGCGCAGCAGTTGCGCACCTTGTTCTTCTCTGAGTGGTCCGCCACGGTCTTCAAGTGACAAACGAGGAACTTCAGTGTGTGGAAGTAGTGATCGGGCAGGTCGTGGATCTGAGatgtggggcaaaaaaaaacaaaaaaacacaacaatgaaGCAAGGGTACGAGGTGAAgcaggctacacacacacacgcgcacacacacacagtacgtACCAACTTTTTCATGGTCTTCAGTCTGCTGCTGGCACTCTCCATCCGATTTGCCTCGATGAAGTCACCGTATTTGTCTGGGGGAATACGTgataatcgtttttttttttttttttttttttttaaatggccatTACTGGATACACCGTCTGCACCATGCGACGCACCGTCTGTGAACAGCGGCTCTGGGAGCTTCCGGAAAAAGGACTTGAGCAGACTGCTGATCACGTTCATGTCCTGCCACTTCTGTAGAGAGACAAGAGTGTGTTAATATGTCCCGATATACACATTTTCAATAACGATATGAGAATCTAGTACGGTTTAATAGTTTATGTATAACAGCCACTTGGAAAGGATCTTGGTTTTATGTCATGGAATTTTAACTTGCTTGAAATTAAATCCAGAGTGCAGTAGGGTTtgtttatttaagtatttaaattatgtaaaaacacattaattggTTTAATAGTTTATATATAACAGACACTTGTAAAAGGATCTCTGGTTTATGTCAGTTTTTTGCAGAAATCTGACTATACCCTACGGAATTTTACAGATAAATCCAGAGTGCAGTAGGGTAATCCCTGgtgcacatttatttaagtaCTTAAATTCCATAAATGCACATTAATTTGCGATTCATTGTGATTCGCTCTTAAAATCCCAAACTGCTGTgagccatgtgtgtgtttaaatgttctcATCTGGTGGTGCCTGAGTTCCACCTCCTCTGCGGTGTTGATGTCCGTCCCCTTGTTCAGCTGCTCCTGCAGGCTCGACACCACCGCGTTGTTCCCGGGAACTCTGTAGATCCCCGTGTATTCCAGCCCCATGTCTTCCACCAGGCCGCAGCAGATCTCCACGATCAGCGGGATGAACTGTGGGAGAAAGCAGTTGCATtgctgtgtgttcaggtgaccaggtccgTATGACACGGGACGGGACTCTTCACCTTGTTGTTGATGGCTGGCTGACAGTCCTCCAGGCGAACGCCAAACGCTTTAGGCCCCGCCTTCTTGGCcttttttattatgttgatTCCCCAGGGAGATTTTGGTGGGCTGCTCTCATCTAGAGGAAGAAAATCGAGGAAGATTAAATCTGCATGGAGCGATGGCGGGCCCTCGCACCGGTATTTTTAATCTGCTACTACTACTCTCCACAGCAACACCGTCAAAGGTATGTGGATTGTAGAAATCTGAGGCTTCATGATGAGTGATTTAGGTGCgaaacaaatgtaattttaataagCTCTGCATAAAAGTGTGGGACgtgagaaaacacatttaatgggtttaaaaaatatatatttctggtTAAACACACCTTTTCCCTCAGATTTGGGTGAACGGGGAGCTCCGCCCTCTGTCTTGGGCAGAAGGAAGGCCGGTTTCATTCGGGGAACTTTTGGAGACGAGTCCGGCTTGGTCCCTGTTGGGCTGCAGGGGGCGATAGAGGGGTGTCAACGCTCAGCCAAAAAGCATGCCCAGCATGCAGCCCAGCCACAGTCCACAGGGCGTGTCCTGTCTCAGAAATGGCCCGTCACCAGCTCACCTCTGTTTCCTGTAGTCGTTTAGCTTCTTGCTGATCAGTGCCTGTCTGGAGAAGCCCAGTTCCTTccggagagagagacagaaatgcaTGAAGCTCAAACTCTGTTCCAGGTGGAGGGATTAAAAATGTGACCAACCATAGTCCAGTAGatcaattcatttacatttacagtatttaccagacgcccccttatccagagcgacttaatagtcaatagttacagggacagtccctccctggagacactcagggttaagtgtcctgctcagggacacgttggaagtaagtgggatttgaacctgggtcttctggttcataggctactaccacccctattcAACACCATTATTATGAGTTCTGAGTTCACGTGGATTAATTTACCGGGGTTTACAGATTACTCATGGTGGTTGTCATGGTAACCGAGTTTCGGTTTTCGTAGTTTGTACTACTTAATGACAAAGCGACCGGCCTCTCACCTCGCTATCGGTCTTGCTGACGTCCCCGATGGCCTTGATCCAGGCCAGCATGTCATCTCGGTCCTCCGCCTGCAGCAGATACTCGCAGAAGTCCTGGGTGGTCAGGCGCAGGGCGTTCTTGCGCTTCGTTTCGCTGTACGCGATGTCCACCAGGCAGCCGCGGATGCCGATTGGCTGCTCATCCTCCGCACTGCCACCGAGCGCCGCCCCCCGGAGCACCGCCTCCCGCTTGTCCTTGTAGAGGCAGAGCGATTGGGAACGCAGCACGGAGTAGACCCGCCTCCACGGACGCATTGCACTGCCCACTTTCTGCAGAGCGGTccagagagcgagggagagaaagagagcgtgacctctgacccaatCAGAACGTCTCAGGACGGCAGTACGGCGCCGGTGACCCCACCTTGCCCTTCTCCGTGTGGATCTGTTTGTAGTGAAGCCACCCCTCCCGCCGCACGTCGCTGTAGTTGATGCTGCCGAGTTCAGAGGTCGAGTGGCGTTTGGATCGAGCCTCTTCGGCTGAAGCCAGACTGTCCAGAGACTGGACGGAGCAGCAGATcggacattttacatttacagcatttaccagacgcccttatccagagcgacttacagtcagtagttacagggacagtcccccccctggagacactcaaggttaattgtcttgctcagggacacgatggttagtggggtttgaacctgggtcttctggtgttaatcactaggctactatcacccactcactcacacgtacacaaaaTACGAATGTGTCACATCCCATCAAGACACCTTGTCTCCCGCTGCGTATTCTTCCTCACTGTTGTGTGTGGATGTACACTGTGTAGGTGTACATACTGAAGCTCGTATTCTACGTATCTGATTCTACGTATCACTACGTTTTTTTTGGGCACCCACTCACTCGGACGTGTGCTCGTCGGCTCTTACCCCGTCAGTGAAGAAGCTCTTGAACCTCTTGTTGAACTTCCTGCATGAACGGAACAGGAGCGATTTTAACATCCGCTCCGATCAGCGCTGAGGAAATGTCATGATTCAGGCACATCTAAACGGTTCTCGGAAGGTTCTGCGGGTACGTAGTCGGAACGTTAAATGACTCACGGGATAATGCGGCCCTCGTCCCGGAACGTGTTCAGCCCTTCGTCACATGACTTGGAACGCTCGGTGGTGATGGCCAGCATGTAGGAGCCGCGGCGGTTGGATTTGACGCTGCCTGGGCAGGGAGAGAAGGGGTAGAATGGATTAGAGGCGGAACAGGGGCGGAGATGGTGGGCGGGGCTGTGGAGGGAGGTGTTAGTGAGAGaagggaggaggcggaggagcgGGGCGAGAGTTGGAATGCTGTCGTCCGAGAAAGTCAAAGGTCATGTCAAGGTGAAAGTCAGGGTGTTCCTGATTAATGTGGGTGGAGTCTGTGAGAACTGTGACACACCgccacgcacacatgcacatgcacatgtcGGATCGGAGCATGCAGACATTGCCCATGTGACATGGGAGGAGTCTGTGACATGGCTGTGGGGACACGGTCAGTCAGTCACTCACTGCAGTCGTGGGAGAAGAGTCGGctgaaggagaaggtgaaggTGGGGGAGGCGGGCACGGGCGGGGCAGAGCTCACACCCCCACTGGACACCACAGAGGAGGCGGGGACGGGGCGCGCCCGGAGGTCCACACCCGGACTCGTCGGCTCATCTGCGAGAGGGGCGGAGCGTTAGGACCagggagagaagaagagagaaatcAGAAGAGGAGAGACAGTAAAGCAGGAGAGCAAAAAGCGagagtgcaacacacacacacacacacaaattatttaatatgcttatttacatacacacacaataatgcTTTGACATGTTCCCATAACACATTTACTTAGCTACACAAACACGTTATATATGCTCAGATAcgcagattattatttttacacaaacactAATACAGTATACAGAAATGCTTTTATATGCTCATgatcacacatttacacattcttTGGCCCAtaaaacacactcacctttgcACAGAGAAAAACGGCTGATAAATAATGTCTCAgttctgagtgtgtgttctgctttatacggtgcgtgtgtgtgcgcgcgtgtatgcgtgtgtgtgtgtgcgcgctacAGATCCCAGTTCTCTTTCTCAGATGTTTCTCTGTGCTGAAAACATTTaccaaaaaacatcaaaaatagtgctgcacgattaatctaatcgcaatcgtaatcacaatgtcagtctgtgcgattacatgaacgcaaaaagctgcgatttaaatgattagtacattgattggatcggcaacatatccgatccattctctcattctctcaaagtttgcgagctgactgaagtctcacttcagtcggatgtgacgtatttggtcacatgactttcgattcggagacatatggttagacgccgcatgacgcgatACGATAGGCTGTACTCTGGCGTGAAGCATacacatgtctatggagagaagtgcactCTTGTgttgcttggggctgtacaaaccgctgtacgctccaaaccagatcccgggggttacatttcataggtaaggctgaacaattgttttgaatatatttggccattagaaaatcccgttttataagtcttaaccttagctaagctaagctgtgttcaagtcagcctccaaacaacgttttggctaaatgtaggcattaactatttagactgttcttagctgtttagttaacttttctcaaactttgaaggtttcctaaagaagttcacctcagtttacaaatcttaaccttagctaagctagcaaagctatgcatccctgagttcaagtcagttttggttaaacgtaagaactataatacgggattttataatggccaaatataatcaaaacagttgtttaggcttaccagggtttgtcgttcgacagtaatgtaaaagagtttttttgtgatttatttaattttgtagaatattgtattttgaaagcactgggcatttcaagttgttataagtagtttgtatgtttcactttgaaattaaacatttcactacatttacatttacatttacagcatttatcagacgcccttatccagagcgacttacaatcagtatttacagggacagtctccctggagcaacttgaggttaagtgtcttgctcagggacacaatggtagtaagtgggatttgaacccgggtcttcttcttcactattagtatgcgacttttcattgatatacaagcaagtgccctttatcatatcgcaatcgcatatcgcaatattgatctcaataatcgcaatatgtctttttccccaaatcatggAGCCCTAATCAAAAAACTGCAAAACCTCCGACTAAACAGAGACAATGTCTGCCAGCACCAGCAGGAGGcgacacacacaacataaaaagagTCCTCtatccatccctccatctgTCCATCCACCCATCTCTCCATCATTCCCTTCATCCATCCTTCCTTTCAGTCTGACAGTTCTCCACTTAGAACCTTGTTTAGTTTCTTCTCCTACTTGTTCATGTTTATCCAGttctatctctccctctctccctctctccctccctccctcaccgaGACGACCGCTCTGCTCCACGAGCGGAAAAAACGCTCCCATTCTGGGATCCACAATCTGGAATCTGCCTGTTTTCCAGCCACCAGCAGAAATAGCAGCTCTGTGGGTTTAACAAAGGTCCTCATTAACAGTGCCCAGAGGGgtgcgtatacacacacacacacacacacacacacacacgctgatgAGTCTCTGCTGGTCGGACCTCAGAAGTGCCTACAGatacacactctacacacgctgctacacactctacacacgcTGCTACTCGCCAACCCGTTTTTAACGAACGTTCCCCGCTACACGTAGCTGAGTAACCTCGGCTGTCCACAAGCTGGAGGTCGTGACCCCCGAGTGGGCCGCGCGGCCATTACAGGGCGCAGAGAGCAAAGCATGAAAAGATGGCCATGTCAAGATGGCCATGTCAGAGATGTAGTCAGATTCACGTCaattttttttcgttttttttcaaaacatttcCGATTTTTATCAACATGAGATAAGAATGGCCGGTGACATCATCGGATCGGTGAATATGGCCAACCCCCTTACAGAGAACAATGGTAGTATTGACcagactgtaaatgtgtgtgtgtgtgtgtgtgtgtgtgtgtgggttcaaTGATTCAATCTAAAGCCCTTtgcatacaacacacacaccattttgtTTGTGCCCATCCATGGAgccatacacacactgtacacacactctGCAGGACAGGACAAGGCCCCacccctccaaacacacacgtacacacacacacacacacacagatcctaTCACCACGGAGACGAGGACGAGACACGGGAGGCCTGCCCCGACACGACCGAGCTCCACACCGAGAGCTTCACTCCACTGGATATCACACAGGTGTGTccctctctacacacacacacacacacacacacataagcagaAACAGTCACCTGCCATTCAGATGTGAAGCGATTCGCTCAGCTGTTCAACTGAACAGAATCAAGCGAGCAGCTCCCCGCAGCCGCCCGtctgatttatttatgcaaagcagttcagcaacacacacacacacacacacacacctcttctgcacgcatacacacatacctgtaacccacacacacacctgcacctcGCACAGACACACCTGTAACACGTTTTATCATCCGGGTTGTTCCCTTTACTGGAATTCTGGCATTAGATCACAGCCGGGTCGAGCAGTAAAGGAAACGCTGTTTGACTCCCCATGGTGCGATTactaaaaaatacacacacacacacacacacacacacacacacacacagctgattaAGCTTTTCaggcattttgtgtgtgtttctgcctcACCAGGCACGCCGTGGCACGAGTGCAGgtgccaacacaaacacaccgacacacacgtACACTGGCCAGATGTAACTCTCTgtaggacaggacaggaggcTACTCTGctggctgcacacacacacacacagacatgaatcgaacacacacacagacatgaatcgaatacagacacatacagacatgaatcgaacacacacaaacaaatacagcCATgaattgaacacacacacacacagaggagaaaaGACGAGCAAATTTTGAGCTGAAACCAAGTATAAAGCTGTGGGACTGACAGACGCCGACGATGCTGAATAATAAACCCAGAATTGTGAACGCCGGCGGTTCTCGTGTGTGCACAacaaatgaagaataaaaaaaagctgaaagtgTAAAAGGGGGAGTGGAAAGTGTGCAagagtgatgaagatgatgatgaggaaggTCTCACCGATGAAGGGGATGGAGGCCAGAGAGTCGTCCTCCACAGACAGAGGGGGCAGCCTGCCATTGGCTCGGCGAGGAGGGGCGGAGCCGGCGTCTCCGGAGGAGGCGGGGTCGGCAGGCGTGGCCTCGGTGGCGTCCGCGAGGAACAGCTCCGGCTCGCTGCCGTCGAGGGGCAGGATGTAATGCGGGTGTCGAAGTGCGTGAGCAGATTTGCGCCCGGTGGGCGGCTTTTGCCTCAgaaccacttcctgtttctggaCAGGCCCCTGGGCGTCCACCTCCCCCGACGGCCTCTCGTGATTGGTGGGCCGGTAGCCTAGATCCTGCCCCTTGGCCGGCCCAGACGAGGGGCTGCTGGTGGCGGCGGAGGTGGCGGTTGTGGGTGGGAGACCCTCAGGGGGGCTGGTTTTCGCCGCGGGCGCCCAGCTGAGGTGTGGTCCCGTGTAGGAGGGGTCTCGGAAGGAATGCGCCTGCTGCATCAAGCGGCCGGTTTTACGGTTGAAGGAGGGGCTGTAGCTACGGTAACCCACCGGCTGCTCGTCCAAGCTTTGCCCTGATGGGAGGCCCCTCGTCTGGGGCACCGCCTGCTGTGGCTGGGCGTGGTGCGGAGACGTGTGTGATGGGTGGAGCTTGGACATCTGCTGATGGTGCTGGGGCGAATGTTGGGAAATTGCATGTCGCCCCGGCTGGGCGGGGACGAAGTGGCTTACCTGCCTCTGGTAGGAGGCCTCAGTCCtggtggtgggcggggcttgccGCTGGTAATCCAGCATCTCCAGCGAGCGGCCGGAGCGCTCGATCCGACCGGCCAGCAGGTTCTCGGAGCGGGCGCGGCCGTACGCGGACCGCTGGTGCCCGCCCTCCCAGTCGCTGTAGCTCCAGTGGGGGTCGCCGCGGGGTCCGGGGCCcgactgctgctgcagcaggagcagGGTGTCCTGGGAGGCACTGTGGGGCCAGCCCCCTTGCCGCTGCTGGGTGTGGCGGCGGGCGTCGGCCAGCTCTCCCAGGCGGTCCTGGGAGAAGCTGCGGTGTCGCGGGCGCATGCTGCGGTGGCGCTGCCGCTCGCGTTCGGGCACCTGGCTGTAATACCAGTCGCTCAGGGCCTGCTGGCACCGCTCGCTCCGGCTCGGGGGAGGAGCCATGGTCGCGGGGTCCCGGCGCGGCCCGAGGTGGTGGGAGTGCACGCTTGGCGGCGGCGTGGacgaggaggaggtggagaaagaGCGCCCCCTGGGGACAGCGCTGGCTGTCACGCCATACTGGATCTCCTCGGtgcggtgggcggggctgccGGCGCTACTGCTGCTGCCTGCGGCGACAGTGCGGCTGTGGAGGGGCGGGGACGCTGTGACAGAGGGGAGGCGGCTCCAGCTGTCCAGCTGGTTTTGACCCATGTGGGGCGGAGTGGCGGGCGCGGGGTAACAGAGGGGCGGAGGGGGTGGGAGGAGCTGCGCTCCTCCGGAAAACGGCTCGTTACCCCTCAGGTAGGCATCATGGGAGTACGCCTGCAGAAAGAGAGATCATCAGAGGGACATGAGAGCAGAGTTAGATCTGGAACCATGACATATCCAGTTTTAATTAACGGGGTACCATGCTGGCCGTAAAGTAATATGATTCCAATTACAGgataattaataattacacCCATTATAAAAGTGTTGTGTCTATACTGCAAATGAAAGATGTCTTATGTCTTAAATTGAGCCCAAAAGTAAATTCACTTTAGAAGATAATTAGAAATGGGC
Protein-coding regions in this window:
- the arhgap23a gene encoding rho GTPase-activating protein 23 isoform X1, producing MLPVAQPVVGELFGPFPRLPLSLPGPTGTEWRFQDPVGVDCSAPEPCCIWVAVLRGGGTVQPSQNGKVHGVPNVATVQNRPSRATQRPHQPWVKGRRDGISSSNENPRPVLGGGVDVPGAGWQGPRTLVLHKNSQGFGFTLRHFIVYPPESALHTSLKDEENGNEKGFQQGRLEPMDTIFVKNVREQGPAHQAGLCTGDRLVKVNGESVLGKTYSQVIALIQNSESVLELSIMPKDEDVLQLAYSHDAYLRGNEPFSGGAQLLPPPPPLCYPAPATPPHMGQNQLDSWSRLPSVTASPPLHSRTVAAGSSSSAGSPAHRTEEIQYGVTASAVPRGRSFSTSSSSTPPPSVHSHHLGPRRDPATMAPPPSRSERCQQALSDWYYSQVPERERQRHRSMRPRHRSFSQDRLGELADARRHTQQRQGGWPHSASQDTLLLLQQQSGPGPRGDPHWSYSDWEGGHQRSAYGRARSENLLAGRIERSGRSLEMLDYQRQAPPTTRTEASYQRQVSHFVPAQPGRHAISQHSPQHHQQMSKLHPSHTSPHHAQPQQAVPQTRGLPSGQSLDEQPVGYRSYSPSFNRKTGRLMQQAHSFRDPSYTGPHLSWAPAAKTSPPEGLPPTTATSAATSSPSSGPAKGQDLGYRPTNHERPSGEVDAQGPVQKQEVVLRQKPPTGRKSAHALRHPHYILPLDGSEPELFLADATEATPADPASSGDAGSAPPRRANGRLPPLSVEDDSLASIPFIDEPTSPGVDLRARPVPASSVVSSGGVSSAPPVPASPTFTFSFSRLFSHDCSSVKSNRRGSYMLAITTERSKSCDEGLNTFRDEGRIIPKFNKRFKSFFTDGSLDSLASAEEARSKRHSTSELGSINYSDVRREGWLHYKQIHTEKGKKVGSAMRPWRRVYSVLRSQSLCLYKDKREAVLRGAALGGSAEDEQPIGIRGCLVDIAYSETKRKNALRLTTQDFCEYLLQAEDRDDMLAWIKAIGDVSKTDSEELGFSRQALISKKLNDYRKQSPTGTKPDSSPKVPRMKPAFLLPKTEGGAPRSPKSEGKDESSPPKSPWGINIIKKAKKAGPKAFGVRLEDCQPAINNKFIPLIVEICCGLVEDMGLEYTGIYRVPGNNAVVSSLQEQLNKGTDINTAEEKWQDMNVISSLLKSFFRKLPEPLFTDDKYGDFIEANRMESASSRLKTMKKLIHDLPDHYFHTLKFLVCHLKTVADHSEKNKMEPRNLALVFGPTLVRTSEDNMTEMVTHMPDRYKIVETLIQHYIWFFSEELDKDEKTPVDTEDVQPAPNIDHLLSNIGRTAQLGEASDSTNSDSAKSKGSWGSKRDMTAKEILTLSIMSAVTRKRRKRHKARLMGSSTDDDSEHEPIKSGLSGDEGPGASDTAPKAEEEEDDDDDEKEEGDEEEAMEGEKVMPVELLTPSRPCSVEAKSVPATDLSEEEEVRPEAKRGGGWGPEDARSIVSGYSTLSTLGRSLASEGRGEEADDEQSELVSETDNESGFASRSLTQERPEKKQASPANTATPTTPRSFLYTHYKPTSPSISTTPPAESTSRAGARSTTPSTSSYSSSSTASHRLHPRPSFNSHRLIQCDTLARRKLKGGSKARSMDLLVSPAPAAGEGKPSDPVSQGSSASRPKPSSSSSQESLVPSTITLSVGRGGGGVAGGVSLMEQVRARLLGSADDLRSIGLRKPLSPETRRKRRAWRRHTVVVSPTEASMKTPGNNNNRPAPPPKPALVPPYSPGTRDSAETQATPTPARLPNTLQQYL
- the arhgap23a gene encoding rho GTPase-activating protein 23 isoform X5: MEQVKGRRDGISSSNENPRPVLGGGVDVPGAGWQGPRTLVLHKNSQGFGFTLRHFIVYPPESALHTSLKDEENGNEKGFQQGRLEPMDTIFVKNVREQGPAHQAGLCTGDRLVKVNGESVLGKTYSQVIALIQNSESVLELSIMPKDEDVLQLAYSHDAYLRGNEPFSGGAQLLPPPPPLCYPAPATPPHMGQNQLDSWSRLPSVTASPPLHSRTVAAGSSSSAGSPAHRTEEIQYGVTASAVPRGRSFSTSSSSTPPPSVHSHHLGPRRDPATMAPPPSRSERCQQALSDWYYSQVPERERQRHRSMRPRHRSFSQDRLGELADARRHTQQRQGGWPHSASQDTLLLLQQQSGPGPRGDPHWSYSDWEGGHQRSAYGRARSENLLAGRIERSGRSLEMLDYQRQAPPTTRTEASYQRQVSHFVPAQPGRHAISQHSPQHHQQMSKLHPSHTSPHHAQPQQAVPQTRGLPSGQSLDEQPVGYRSYSPSFNRKTGRLMQQAHSFRDPSYTGPHLSWAPAAKTSPPEGLPPTTATSAATSSPSSGPAKGQDLGYRPTNHERPSGEVDAQGPVQKQEVVLRQKPPTGRKSAHALRHPHYILPLDGSEPELFLADATEATPADPASSGDAGSAPPRRANGRLPPLSVEDDSLASIPFIDEPTSPGVDLRARPVPASSVVSSGGVSSAPPVPASPTFTFSFSRLFSHDCSSVKSNRRGSYMLAITTERSKSCDEGLNTFRDEGRIIPKFNKRFKSFFTDGSLDSLASAEEARSKRHSTSELGSINYSDVRREGWLHYKQIHTEKGKKVGSAMRPWRRVYSVLRSQSLCLYKDKREAVLRGAALGGSAEDEQPIGIRGCLVDIAYSETKRKNALRLTTQDFCEYLLQAEDRDDMLAWIKAIGDVSKTDSEELGFSRQALISKKLNDYRKQSPTGTKPDSSPKVPRMKPAFLLPKTEGGAPRSPKSEGKDESSPPKSPWGINIIKKAKKAGPKAFGVRLEDCQPAINNKFIPLIVEICCGLVEDMGLEYTGIYRVPGNNAVVSSLQEQLNKGTDINTAEEKWQDMNVISSLLKSFFRKLPEPLFTDDKYGDFIEANRMESASSRLKTMKKLIHDLPDHYFHTLKFLVCHLKTVADHSEKNKMEPRNLALVFGPTLVRTSEDNMTEMVTHMPDRYKIVETLIQHYIWFFSEELDKDEKTPVDTEDVQPAPNIDHLLSNIGRTAQLGEASDSTNSDSAKSKGSWGSKRDMTAKEILTLSIMSAVTRKRRKRHKARLMGSSTDDDSEHEPIKSGLSGDEGPGASDTAPKAEEEEDDDDDEKEEGDEEEAMEGEKVMPVELLTPSRPCSVEAKSVPATDLSEEEEVRPEAKRGGGWGPEDARSIVSGYSTLSTLGRSLASEGRGEEADDEQSELVSETDNESGFASRSLTQERPEKKQASPANTATPTTPRSFLYTHYKPTSPSISTTPPAESTSRAGARSTTPSTSSYSSSSTASHRLHPRPSFNSHRLIQCDTLARRKLKGGSKARSMDLLVSPAPAAGEGKPSDPVSQGSSASRPKPSSSSSQESLVPSTITLSVGRGGGGVAGGVSLMEQVRARLLGSADDLRSIGLRKPLSPETRRKRRAWRRHTVVVSPTEASMKTPGNNNNRPAPPPKPALVPPYSPGTRDSAETQATPTPARLPNTLQQYL